Proteins found in one Pseudoxanthomonas sp. SL93 genomic segment:
- a CDS encoding TonB-dependent receptor gives MNRKTNKLRDAITFALAAGTISTLGTGVAFAQEAETTTLDRIEVTGSRIRQVDVENAAPVLTITRADIEKQGFQSVADILQNISAVGAPAISRAQPLSAGENVGGQFISMRNLGATRTLILVNGKRLGISTSGLQDISLIPTAAVERIEVLKDGASSIYGSDAIAGVVNIITRSNFEGASAQVYYGQYDEGDGETTRADFVMGFTGDRGSVTAAVEYRKEEEVMSGDREYSAYPQGQWHPTRGWTTVSQWGVINLPAALGGNRVLNTGADWRSITNFHALNTNTGTTAADPNGSTVDKSNTNQQTHLRTPLESRSLFVDGVFDINDSVRFRSNMMYSQRDAERQVAGYPFQSTAFPGTTMAVNSYYNPVGTYHGFATPQAVNYWRRTWEVPRVDRPTTTNWRFSAGLEGSFDVGERIFDWDVGYLYNNNKVTQENYGNLNIARVGQAVGPSFLNAQGVVQCGTAANPIPLASCVPWNPFIPFGRVGDGGLTGNQALQDFLFQTLNSSGETETEVFSANLSGSLFALPGGDLGFAVGVESRKESGEFIPDAMAVTGNSTTLSAGPTDGSYKVDEIFAELAIPVLADLPGAQELSFSVATRYSDYDTFGDTLNSKFGFKWRPIESLLFRGTYAEGFRAPTIADLYGGGSQTFSFFTDPCDTNFGSSRTNATTRANCVAAMGAIANTYRQLGQGLTPVGSGNAQTPVAFFSGANENLIPETSESKTLGVVWSPGFLEGLNVSLDWWNIRIEDTIVADSPTQMLNDCYILGVAARCANFTRDAAQGYVNSLTFTGINAGFRETEGFDLDLSYRLATEGFGTFNLTWQTTYTSKDEIKTDTSPTSLPQQLVGYATSPGFLGTHRIRSNANVTWNMGAWGLTWGARYYSSQKETCLSASLFPQECTDPGFVAANPAQTRPINKMGSITFNDLELRWSSPWNATVAIGANNVFDREGAQFYSQPSANVSYHGQYDVGRFLYMKYQQKF, from the coding sequence ATGAACCGCAAGACGAACAAGCTGCGCGACGCGATCACCTTCGCACTCGCGGCCGGCACCATTTCGACCCTGGGCACCGGCGTTGCCTTTGCCCAGGAAGCTGAAACCACCACGCTGGACCGCATCGAAGTCACCGGTTCGCGCATCCGCCAGGTCGACGTCGAGAACGCCGCCCCGGTGCTGACCATCACCCGGGCCGACATCGAGAAGCAGGGCTTCCAGTCGGTCGCCGACATCCTGCAGAACATCTCTGCCGTCGGCGCACCCGCCATCAGCCGCGCACAGCCGCTGTCGGCCGGTGAAAACGTCGGTGGCCAGTTCATCAGCATGCGCAACCTGGGTGCCACGCGCACCCTGATCCTCGTCAACGGCAAGCGCCTGGGCATCAGCACCAGCGGCCTGCAGGACATCTCGCTGATCCCGACCGCCGCTGTCGAACGCATCGAAGTGCTGAAGGACGGCGCGTCGTCGATCTACGGCTCCGACGCCATCGCCGGCGTGGTCAACATCATCACCCGCTCCAACTTCGAAGGTGCGTCCGCACAGGTCTATTACGGCCAGTACGACGAAGGCGACGGCGAGACCACCCGCGCCGATTTCGTCATGGGCTTCACCGGTGACCGGGGTTCGGTGACCGCCGCCGTGGAATACCGCAAGGAAGAGGAAGTGATGTCCGGCGACCGCGAGTACTCCGCGTACCCGCAGGGCCAGTGGCACCCGACCCGCGGCTGGACCACCGTCAGCCAGTGGGGCGTGATCAACCTGCCCGCCGCGCTCGGCGGCAACCGCGTGCTCAACACGGGCGCTGACTGGCGCAGCATCACCAACTTCCACGCGCTCAACACCAACACCGGCACGACCGCGGCGGACCCCAACGGCTCCACCGTCGACAAGAGCAACACCAACCAGCAGACACACCTGCGTACGCCGCTGGAAAGCCGCTCGCTGTTCGTCGATGGCGTGTTCGACATCAACGATTCGGTGCGCTTCCGCAGCAACATGATGTACAGCCAGCGCGATGCCGAGCGTCAGGTCGCCGGCTATCCGTTCCAGAGCACTGCCTTCCCGGGCACCACGATGGCGGTCAACAGCTACTACAACCCGGTCGGTACGTATCACGGCTTCGCCACGCCGCAGGCCGTCAACTACTGGCGTCGCACCTGGGAAGTCCCGCGCGTCGACCGCCCGACGACCACCAACTGGCGCTTCTCGGCCGGTCTGGAAGGCAGCTTCGACGTGGGCGAGCGCATCTTCGACTGGGACGTGGGCTACCTGTACAACAACAACAAGGTCACGCAGGAAAACTACGGCAACCTCAACATCGCGCGCGTTGGCCAGGCCGTGGGTCCGTCGTTCCTCAATGCGCAGGGCGTGGTCCAGTGCGGCACGGCTGCCAATCCGATCCCGCTGGCCAGCTGCGTGCCGTGGAATCCGTTCATCCCGTTCGGCCGCGTGGGCGATGGTGGCCTGACCGGCAACCAGGCGCTGCAGGATTTCCTGTTCCAGACCCTGAACTCCTCGGGTGAGACCGAAACCGAAGTCTTCAGCGCCAACCTGTCGGGCAGCCTGTTTGCCCTGCCGGGTGGTGACCTGGGCTTCGCCGTGGGCGTGGAAAGCCGCAAGGAATCGGGCGAGTTCATCCCCGACGCCATGGCCGTCACCGGCAATTCCACCACGCTGTCGGCCGGTCCGACCGATGGCAGCTACAAGGTGGATGAAATCTTCGCCGAGTTGGCGATCCCCGTGCTGGCCGACCTGCCGGGCGCGCAGGAACTGAGCTTCAGTGTCGCCACGCGTTACTCGGACTACGACACCTTCGGCGATACGCTGAACAGCAAGTTCGGCTTCAAGTGGCGCCCGATCGAGTCGCTGCTGTTCCGCGGCACCTACGCCGAGGGCTTCCGTGCGCCGACCATCGCCGACCTGTACGGCGGCGGTTCGCAGACGTTCTCGTTCTTCACCGATCCCTGCGACACCAACTTCGGCAGCTCGCGTACCAATGCGACCACGCGTGCGAACTGCGTGGCCGCGATGGGTGCCATCGCCAACACGTACCGCCAGTTGGGCCAGGGTCTGACGCCAGTGGGTTCGGGCAACGCCCAGACCCCGGTGGCGTTCTTCTCGGGCGCCAACGAAAACCTGATCCCGGAAACCTCGGAATCCAAGACGCTGGGCGTGGTGTGGAGCCCGGGCTTCCTGGAAGGCCTGAACGTGAGCCTGGACTGGTGGAACATCCGTATCGAAGACACGATCGTGGCCGACAGCCCGACCCAGATGCTGAACGACTGCTACATCCTGGGCGTCGCTGCCCGCTGCGCGAACTTCACGCGTGATGCGGCACAGGGCTACGTCAACAGCCTGACCTTCACCGGCATCAACGCCGGCTTCCGCGAGACGGAAGGCTTCGACCTGGACCTGAGCTACCGTCTGGCGACGGAAGGTTTCGGCACGTTCAACCTGACCTGGCAGACCACCTACACCAGCAAGGACGAGATCAAGACCGACACCAGCCCGACCTCCCTGCCTCAGCAGCTGGTCGGTTACGCCACGTCGCCGGGCTTCCTGGGCACGCATCGCATCCGCTCCAACGCGAACGTGACCTGGAACATGGGCGCCTGGGGCCTGACGTGGGGTGCGCGTTACTACTCCTCGCAGAAGGAAACCTGCCTGTCCGCCTCGTTGTTCCCGCAGGAGTGCACGGATCCGGGCTTCGTTGCTGCCAATCCGGCTCAGACCCGTCCGATCAACAAGATGGGCTCCATCACGTTCAACGACCTCGAGCTGCGTTGGAGCTCGCCGTGGAATGCCACCGTCGCGATCGGTGCGAACAACGTGTTCGACCGCGAAGGTGCCCAGTTCTACAGCCAGCCCAGCGCCAACGTGTCCTACCACGGCCAGTACGATGTGGGCCGCTTCCTGTACATGAAGTACCAGCAGAAGTTCTGA
- the mtgA gene encoding monofunctional biosynthetic peptidoglycan transglycosylase, giving the protein MSQPAAAPRGRFRRWFRWLLALPFLFAAASILQVAVLRFVDPPFSAFMVARQLEGLSQGDWRFGVSYDWRDLDRIAPTLPLSMVAAEDQNFASHHGFDLRAIEKARVHNAKGRKVRGASTISQQVAKNLFLWQGQSRPSRWLRKGFEVWYTLLIEVMWPKARILEVYANVAELGDGVYGAQAAARRFWGKDASRLTASESARLAAVLPAPRRYSARNPGPYVQRRARWIQRQVNQIGGASYLTTLD; this is encoded by the coding sequence ATGAGCCAGCCTGCCGCCGCGCCGCGCGGACGCTTCCGGCGCTGGTTCCGATGGCTGCTGGCGCTGCCGTTCCTGTTCGCCGCCGCCAGCATCCTGCAGGTGGCGGTGCTGCGCTTCGTCGACCCTCCTTTCAGCGCCTTCATGGTGGCGCGTCAGTTGGAGGGCTTGAGCCAGGGTGACTGGCGCTTCGGCGTGTCCTACGACTGGCGTGACCTGGACCGGATCGCGCCCACGCTTCCGCTGTCGATGGTGGCGGCGGAAGACCAGAACTTCGCCAGCCACCACGGCTTCGACCTGCGCGCCATCGAGAAGGCCCGGGTGCACAACGCCAAGGGCCGCAAGGTGCGGGGTGCGAGCACCATCAGCCAGCAGGTCGCCAAGAACCTCTTCCTGTGGCAGGGGCAGAGTCGCCCGTCCCGTTGGCTCCGCAAGGGCTTCGAGGTCTGGTACACGCTGCTGATCGAGGTGATGTGGCCGAAGGCGCGCATTCTGGAGGTCTACGCCAACGTGGCCGAACTGGGCGACGGCGTCTACGGTGCGCAGGCGGCAGCCCGGCGCTTCTGGGGCAAGGATGCGTCGCGCCTCACCGCGAGCGAGAGCGCCCGCCTGGCGGCGGTGCTGCCGGCCCCCCGCCGTTACAGCGCGCGCAATCCGGGCCCCTACGTGCAGCGCCGTGCACGCTGGATACAGCGCCAGGTCAACCAGATCGGCGGCGCCTCCTACCTGACGACGCTGGACTGA
- a CDS encoding glycosyltransferase family 2 protein, whose protein sequence is MTRPVLTVVVAAFNEAEALPLMHPRIASALDALADVEGRILYVDDGSTDATWAVLRVLAASDSRVALLRLSRNFGKEAALTAGLDRVDTGAALILDADGQDPPELIGEFVRQWQAGYDNVHGTRIQREGESWLKRSTAHAFYRVIGRLSKTPIPADTGDFRLLSPRALAALRELRERHRFMKGLFGWVGFNQVAVPYHREPRLAGESNFGFWRLWNFALEGITSFSTAPLRAATYLGVLTALLAFAFAIWVMLKAMLWGDPVAGWPTMMTVILFLGGVQLMALGLIGEYLGRLYEESKQRPLYLIDAWQPGGAGVSLPQPDRPSLPSGGRHAHGSSVAGVQDP, encoded by the coding sequence ATGACAAGACCTGTCCTGACCGTCGTCGTGGCGGCCTTCAACGAAGCTGAGGCCCTGCCGCTGATGCATCCGCGCATCGCTTCGGCCCTGGATGCGCTGGCCGACGTGGAAGGCCGCATCCTGTATGTGGACGATGGCAGTACCGATGCCACGTGGGCGGTGCTGCGCGTGCTGGCGGCATCCGATTCCCGCGTCGCGCTGCTGCGCCTGTCGCGCAACTTCGGCAAGGAAGCGGCGCTGACGGCCGGGCTGGACCGGGTGGACACCGGTGCCGCGCTGATCCTGGATGCGGATGGGCAGGATCCGCCGGAGCTGATCGGGGAATTCGTCCGGCAATGGCAGGCGGGCTACGACAACGTGCATGGCACCCGCATCCAGCGCGAAGGCGAAAGCTGGTTGAAGCGATCCACCGCGCATGCGTTCTACCGCGTGATCGGTCGCCTGTCGAAGACACCGATTCCTGCCGACACCGGCGACTTCCGCCTGCTGTCGCCGCGTGCGCTGGCCGCGTTGCGCGAACTGCGCGAGCGCCATCGTTTCATGAAGGGCCTGTTCGGCTGGGTGGGCTTCAACCAGGTCGCCGTGCCTTACCACCGCGAACCGCGCCTGGCGGGGGAGAGCAACTTCGGTTTCTGGCGGTTGTGGAACTTCGCGCTGGAAGGCATCACCAGTTTCTCCACCGCGCCCCTGCGCGCCGCCACCTACCTGGGTGTGCTGACGGCGCTGCTGGCGTTCGCCTTCGCCATCTGGGTGATGCTGAAGGCGATGCTGTGGGGCGATCCGGTGGCCGGCTGGCCGACCATGATGACGGTCATCCTGTTCCTGGGCGGGGTGCAGCTGATGGCGCTGGGGTTGATCGGCGAGTACCTGGGGCGCCTGTACGAGGAATCCAAGCAGCGTCCGCTCTACCTGATCGATGCGTGGCAACCGGGCGGGGCAGGAGTATCCTTGCCCCAGCCCGATCGACCCTCTCTCCCATCCGGAGGCCGCCATGCGCACGGTTCGTCAGTTGCTGGGGTCCAAGACCCCTGA
- a CDS encoding CBS domain-containing protein, with protein MRTVRQLLGSKTPEVFSVSPDSSVLDAIKLMAEKGVGAVLAMQGPRLAGIVSERDYARKVVLQGRSSANTPVRDIMTAKVVTVRLDDSVDHCMQVVTEHRIRHLPVVEGDSVVGVVSIGDLVKAVIEDQQVELDQLQRYIAS; from the coding sequence ATGCGCACGGTTCGTCAGTTGCTGGGGTCCAAGACCCCTGAAGTCTTTTCGGTATCCCCTGATTCCTCGGTCCTCGATGCGATCAAGCTGATGGCGGAGAAAGGCGTGGGTGCGGTCCTGGCCATGCAGGGGCCACGCCTCGCCGGCATCGTGTCCGAGCGCGACTACGCCCGCAAGGTGGTCCTGCAGGGGCGCTCCTCGGCGAATACGCCGGTGCGCGACATCATGACCGCGAAGGTGGTGACGGTGCGGCTGGACGATTCGGTCGACCACTGCATGCAGGTGGTCACCGAGCACCGCATCCGCCACCTGCCGGTCGTGGAGGGCGACAGCGTGGTGGGCGTGGTGTCCATCGGCGACCTGGTCAAGGCGGTCATCGAAGACCAGCAGGTGGAACTGGACCAGTTGCAGCGGTACATCGCCAGCTGA